A window of the Planococcus citri chromosome 4, ihPlaCitr1.1, whole genome shotgun sequence genome harbors these coding sequences:
- the LOC135844086 gene encoding xylosylprotein 4-beta-galactosyltransferase-like: MTRSKVTLNICSKSKVACGLLLCMCLACFVIYFLCLLPSKESKHSAYLDASKLEVTNENPPPNHTLCVLVPFRDVFEELLEFVPHMSTFLHRQSINFHIAVINHVPDGNRFNKGSAYNAGFKIISKEYADCDYIALHDIDLLPLNHDLSYGYPGHDVFHVANPDYHPLGEYYMRDLYIGGIAIISNQQFIRVNGFGNNFWGWGFEDQNFSLRLKKNSIRVNRPTDLSTDRNNTFKHIHRTHRKRDLSGCLNQLISANGVSDYVSGIHDVNYEIISRDSLIINGFPSSLFNVNIPCNYTATPWCKPYCLGGIDMQQSGK, translated from the exons ATGACTCGTTCTAAAGTGACATTAAACATTTGTTCGAAAAGTAAAGTAGCGTGTGGATTATTATTGTGTATGTGTTTAGCATGTTttgttatctattttttgtgtttattaCCTTCGAAAGAAAGTAAGCATTCTGCATACTTAG ATGCATCGAAACTTGAAGTGACCAATGAAAATCCACCTCCAAATCACACTTTATGTGTTCTGGTGCCATTTCGAGATGTGTTCGAAGAATTACTTGAATTTGTGCCTCATATGAGTACATTTTTACACCGTCAGTCGATTAATTTTCATATCGCGGTAATCAATCAT GTACCAGATGGAAATCGTTTCAATAAAGGCTCCGCATATAACGCCggatttaaaatcatttcgaaaGAGTATGCAGATTGTGATTATATAGCTTTACACGATATCGATTTACTGCCTCTGAATCATGATCTCTCATATGGATACCCAGGACATGATGTTTTTCATGTGGCAAATCCTGATTATCATCCTCTAGGAGAATATTACATGCGTGATCTTTATATCGGTGGAATCGCAATCATATCAAA TCAACAATTTATTCGAGTCAATGggtttggaaataatttttggggcTGGGGTTTCGAAGATCAGAATTTTTCCCTTCGTTTGAAAAAGAACTCCATTCGAGTGAATCGTCCCACTGATCTTAGCACAGATCGAAATAATACatttaa ACATATCCACAGAACACATCGAAAAAGAGATCTTTCAGGGTGTCTCAATCAACTGATTTCTGCAAATGGTGTTTCTGATTATGTATCCGGAATACACGATGTGAATTATGAGATCATTTCAAGAGACTCGTTGATTATCAACGGATTCCCATCATCTTTGTTCAACGTTAACATTCCTTGTAATTATACTGCAACTCCTTGGTGTAAACCTTATTGTTTGGGAGGTATTGATATGCAACAGAGTGGAAAATAA